One genomic segment of Thalassospiraceae bacterium LMO-SO8 includes these proteins:
- a CDS encoding DUF3309 family protein produces the protein MSLGTIVIIILLLMLVGALPTWRHSRSWGYLPTGGLGLVLIVVLVLLLLGRI, from the coding sequence ATGAGTCTCGGGACCATCGTGATTATCATCTTGCTGCTGATGCTGGTTGGCGCGCTGCCGACGTGGCGGCACAGCAGAAGCTGGGGCTATCTTCCGACTGGCGGATTGGGCCTCGTCCTGATCGTCGTTCTTGTGCTGCTGTTGCTCGGGCGAATTTAG
- a CDS encoding OmpA family protein, with product MRPIKYLPVIAVASLLGACANQALDTNVMEVRGLSQAGSAFQQALHRNYVALAQTEIDEAHPEATSYYNTKARQAAANFQVMPTKMDERSIPDPFVKELTEARAKMMRVLDAGGPTRATEPTARAQTQFDCWMEEREENFQPEDIATCRVGFLNAIDEASRIVFAEAKPMPKQKVAVKSPPSPTLEVASFSIYFDHNSSTLNNNALAMNSDIAARIKETQATSVTVNGYTDRSGEREYNRLLAERRAATVADALEATGIKPTIGTQSFGEDRSAVPTADDVREWHNRRVVVTLRK from the coding sequence ATGAGACCGATCAAATATCTGCCCGTTATCGCCGTCGCGTCGTTACTCGGCGCCTGTGCCAATCAAGCACTGGACACGAACGTTATGGAAGTGCGCGGATTGTCGCAGGCCGGCAGCGCATTTCAGCAGGCGCTGCACCGCAACTACGTGGCGCTCGCGCAAACCGAAATTGACGAAGCGCATCCCGAGGCCACCAGCTACTACAACACGAAGGCGCGTCAGGCTGCCGCCAACTTCCAGGTGATGCCGACGAAGATGGACGAGCGATCGATCCCCGACCCGTTCGTCAAGGAACTAACGGAAGCCCGTGCGAAGATGATGCGCGTGCTTGACGCCGGCGGCCCCACCCGTGCGACCGAGCCGACGGCCCGCGCACAGACCCAGTTCGACTGCTGGATGGAAGAGCGGGAAGAAAACTTCCAGCCTGAAGATATCGCGACTTGCCGCGTTGGTTTCCTGAATGCCATCGACGAGGCGTCCCGGATCGTCTTCGCGGAAGCCAAGCCGATGCCGAAACAGAAGGTCGCCGTAAAATCTCCGCCGTCCCCGACCCTCGAAGTGGCGTCTTTCTCGATCTACTTTGACCACAACAGCTCGACCCTGAACAACAACGCCTTGGCGATGAATAGCGACATCGCCGCGCGCATCAAGGAAACCCAGGCGACGAGCGTGACGGTCAACGGCTACACCGACCGTTCCGGCGAGCGGGAATACAATCGCCTGCTTGCAGAGCGTCGTGCCGCGACGGTTGCCGACGCCCTTGAAGCGACCGGTATCAAGCCGACGATCGGTACCCAGTCCTTCGGCGAAGACCGGTCCGCCGTGCCGACCGCCGATGACGTTCGGGAATGGCACAATCGCCGCGTGGTCGTCACCTTAAGGAAGTAG